TGATAAGTTTTATCAATGTGAGGAGTCACATAAAAAGAAAGGAAGCGGACTTGGGCTATCTATCGTAAAGCGAATTTTAGAGCATTTAAGGGGTGAGATAGAGTATAAAAACACAGAGTGTGGCGTGCAAGCATGTGTAAAATTTAAAGTGTGAAATTTAAAAGGACACATTAAGGACACATAAGAGCTGTATAATTCTCAAAAATAAAGGAGAATAAATGAAAATTTACGACATAAACGTTACTACAAATCGTGGCGAGAGCAAGTCTATGAGCGAGTATAAGGGCAAGGTGCTGTTAATCGCAAATACAGCTAGCAAGTGTGGCTTTACCGATCAATACACCCAGCTAGAAAAGCTAAATGCGGAGTTTAAAGACAAAGGGCTTTGTGTACTTGGCTTTCCAAGTGATAACTTCGCAAACCAAGAGCCTGATGATGATGAAAACATAGCTAAAAACTGTCAGCTAAATTTTGGTGTGACATTTGAGCTGTTAAAAAAGGGCGACGTAAGAGGTGAAAACGCGGCAGAGATATTTAAATTTCTAACCTCAAAGCAAGGATTTAAGGGCTTTGACAAGGAGCATCCGCTAAGTGCGAAAGTAAGTGAAACGTTAGAGAAAAACTTCCCTGAAATTTTAAAAGGTGATGGCGTGAAGTGGAATTTCACTAAATTTTTAGTGGATAAAAATGGCGAGGTTGTAGCACGTTTTGAGCCTACGGCTTCGTTTGATAAGATAAAAAATAGCATAGAAAATTTACTTAAATAAGGAGCAAATATGCAACTTTTAGAAGCGATGCAAAAACGAAAAAGTGTGCGTGAGTTTAACAGATATGTGCCTACAAAAGAGGAGATAGAGGCGGTTATAGATGCGGGGTGTTTGTCGCCGACACTATTTACGACAAAAGATGCTCACATAAGCGTCATCAATGATAAGGAGCTTTTGCACGAGCTTGACGCGGCGGCGGTAAAGAAATTTGGCGGCGCGCTTGATATGATGGGCGTTAAAAATACCCTTTACGATGCGCCGGTTTATATTTTACTTTCGGGAAAATTAGTCGAAAAGATGCCACAAGGCTGGGAGTTTTTAAAGCCTGAGAATATGCATAGAAACGTTTACTGGGCGATGGGCTCAGTGATGCAAAATATGCAACTTCGCGCTACCGAGCTTGGGCTTAGCTCTTGCCTTGTAAATACAGTCGTGGTTACGCTATTTGATGAGCCAGAGCTTGCCAAAAAGGCTGGCATACCTGATGGCTACTCTCCGCTTTGCTCTATCGTGCTTGGCAAGAGTGATAAAAATTCAGATGAGCTTAGAGTGCCAAATAGAAGCCATTATGGCATAAGTTATATTTAAAATTTAAAGGAAAAAATATGTCAAACAAAAATGAAATTATCAAATCATTACAGTTTCTTGTAACAAACCTTTCACAAGCGGCGGATTTGCACGCTATGCAGTCTAGGATTTTTGCTAGTCAAGGCTTTTCAAAACTAGCCGAAAAATACAAAGAACACGTGGTCGAAGAGCGTGAGTTTGTGGTTAAATTTATGGATAGGATCCTTGACTTGGGCGGTGAGCTAAAACTAGAGTCAAAAGAAGGGGATAAGGTCTATAAAGACGCGGTGGAGTTTATAAAGGCTGACTTTGAAGTATCTAAAAATGGACTAGGCGAAGTTGCTACTTTTGTCGAAAACGCAAAGGCTGACTACACTACGTATGATTTGCTAAAAGAGTATTATAAAGATGAAGAGAGCGATATGTATTGGCTAGAAAATCAACTTGAGCTTATCGAAATGATCGGCAAACAAAATTGGCTAGTAGCTCAGCTTTAAATCGCAAAGGATAAAAAATGGCAATGGTTAAAGACTATCTAAAAAACAGCTTTAAAGAGAATATCAACGCTGGAAATTTACAGTTTGGCGTAGCGCAAGAGATACCTAGTGCGGAGGTGGCTGAAGTTTTAGCCACGACTAAATACGACTGGCTATTTGTCGATGGCGAACACGGCGCACACGACATCCGCTCTATCGTTGATATAGCTCGTGCTATCGCGCCTTACGATATGACACCTGTGGTTAGGATACCGCAAGCTGGAACGGGCATATTTAAACAGCTCCTTGACTCAGGTATCCAAAATATCATCATCCCGAAAGTTGAGAGTGGCGAGGAAGCCGAGCAGATAATGTACTGGGCTTCGTATCCGCCTAGGGGCAACCGTGGTATGGGTGCAGGCGCGGTAAGAGCGGCAAGATATGGTAGGTATCCTGACTATTTAGAACGTATAGAAAAAGAGATATGCATCCTGCCTCAGATAGAGAGCAAAAAAGGTATAGAAAACCTTGAAGCGATAGCTACAACACCAGGCATCGGCGGTGTGTTTCTAGGGCCTATCGACTTAGCTGTGGATATGGGTCATGGGCTAAATATCTTTCATCCTGAGGTGGTAGAGGCGATGAAGTATGCTATAAAACGCATAAGAGAGTTTGGCGTGTCGGTGGGCACTATCGCTGTTACGCCTGAGCAGGTAAAAGAGTACGCCGATATGGGCGTTAGCTTTTTAGGCGTTGGGGTTGATACCCTATTTTTGGCAAACTCAGCTGATAGCACTCTTGAAACGTTTAAAAGCAAGCTTTAAAATGAGATGAACGCCACTAAGTCATCGCGGTTTAGTGGTGTAAATTTAGTGCTCCGCTACGCAAATTTCATCGTTTTTGATAGCTTTTATAGTAAAGTATCCGACAACTCCGATAAAAAATAGCAAAACCACAAACATTATCACGCCAAAGTATAGATAAATCATCTCACGGCTTAACTCATAAGCCTTCACAAAAGTCATGCTAGCCGCCGCTGTCGGGAAGGTAAACGCCCACCACGATAGGAAAAATTTAAGCTTCATGAAATTTTTATACATAAATAGTATCAGCCCCGTAAAAAATATCGTCAAATTTAAAAGCACGTGAGCAAAGACATCAAAGCTCCCCACAAGTCTCGTGTAGCCTAAAAATGCGATCGCAGGCGGAGCGATGACGATAAAAAGGGTCGGCATGAATTTTTGTGTGAGCTGATCGTGAAAGATGATGCGGTAAAAGACGATCGTAAACAAAACGAGCCAAAAAAAGAGCCCGATAGAGAAGTAATACCACAAAAACTCGCTCTTACTATCGCTTGCGATGACTACTACAAGGTTGCCAACTATCGGGATAAACCAGGCGGGATTTGAGTGGTTTATGAGTAGGTTGTTATTGATCCAAAAGGCGATGACATAAAAGGTAAAAAAAGTCTGTAAAACAAGTGCGATGTAAAAAAGCACGCTGTGCAAAGAGGCAAATTCACTCCACATCGCAGAAAGCAAAAACAGCGATATGGCAAATGCGGCGAAGAAATTTATCTTAACTGGATGAGATATCTCTTTTTTTACATCATCTTTAAATTTAATTATTTTTATTCCATAAAGTGCAGCGATAGCGATAAAGATTAGGCTAGTTGCGCTAC
This is a stretch of genomic DNA from Campylobacter sp. RM6914. It encodes these proteins:
- a CDS encoding SLAC1 anion channel family protein produces the protein MKNEETSSKLANFPIMLFAVIMGLGGLTLSYEKLNLTLGLSDIIFEILRSATSLIFIAIAALYGIKIIKFKDDVKKEISHPVKINFFAAFAISLFLLSAMWSEFASLHSVLFYIALVLQTFFTFYVIAFWINNNLLINHSNPAWFIPIVGNLVVVIASDSKSEFLWYYFSIGLFFWLVLFTIVFYRIIFHDQLTQKFMPTLFIVIAPPAIAFLGYTRLVGSFDVFAHVLLNLTIFFTGLILFMYKNFMKLKFFLSWWAFTFPTAAASMTFVKAYELSREMIYLYFGVIMFVVLLFFIGVVGYFTIKAIKNDEICVAEH
- a CDS encoding glutathione peroxidase: MKIYDINVTTNRGESKSMSEYKGKVLLIANTASKCGFTDQYTQLEKLNAEFKDKGLCVLGFPSDNFANQEPDDDENIAKNCQLNFGVTFELLKKGDVRGENAAEIFKFLTSKQGFKGFDKEHPLSAKVSETLEKNFPEILKGDGVKWNFTKFLVDKNGEVVARFEPTASFDKIKNSIENLLK
- a CDS encoding ferritin-like domain-containing protein — translated: MSNKNEIIKSLQFLVTNLSQAADLHAMQSRIFASQGFSKLAEKYKEHVVEEREFVVKFMDRILDLGGELKLESKEGDKVYKDAVEFIKADFEVSKNGLGEVATFVENAKADYTTYDLLKEYYKDEESDMYWLENQLELIEMIGKQNWLVAQL
- a CDS encoding nitroreductase family protein, with protein sequence MQLLEAMQKRKSVREFNRYVPTKEEIEAVIDAGCLSPTLFTTKDAHISVINDKELLHELDAAAVKKFGGALDMMGVKNTLYDAPVYILLSGKLVEKMPQGWEFLKPENMHRNVYWAMGSVMQNMQLRATELGLSSCLVNTVVVTLFDEPELAKKAGIPDGYSPLCSIVLGKSDKNSDELRVPNRSHYGISYI
- a CDS encoding HpcH/HpaI aldolase family protein, with protein sequence MAMVKDYLKNSFKENINAGNLQFGVAQEIPSAEVAEVLATTKYDWLFVDGEHGAHDIRSIVDIARAIAPYDMTPVVRIPQAGTGIFKQLLDSGIQNIIIPKVESGEEAEQIMYWASYPPRGNRGMGAGAVRAARYGRYPDYLERIEKEICILPQIESKKGIENLEAIATTPGIGGVFLGPIDLAVDMGHGLNIFHPEVVEAMKYAIKRIREFGVSVGTIAVTPEQVKEYADMGVSFLGVGVDTLFLANSADSTLETFKSKL